In Rhineura floridana isolate rRhiFlo1 chromosome 22, rRhiFlo1.hap2, whole genome shotgun sequence, a single genomic region encodes these proteins:
- the RFX5 gene encoding DNA-binding protein RFX5, protein MEDDNGLYTKIAENMSESLEVECATAEPSTLLQKLKGVISKSVQSKVDCILQDVQKFSDHAKLYLYLQLPFGPSSGVKNLDLASLSSAEHMHACTWIRNHLEEYPDTCLLKQDVYDAYKHYCDNLCSRSLSMANFGKVIREIFPNIKARRLGGRGQSKYCYSGIRRKTVVNMPPLPSLDLKETEIPERAEVIQSYNDEVMDAACALTCDWAEKILKRSFNNIVEVAQFLIQQHIISSRTAHADLLMAMVLSETTESHREKRPPQSAKKNEPEGSDSATKTQPQAKTENSPKPSATPPRSETKKPTEVPAKPASNPQVSALVARLPLLLPRVQVQPGDRLVVSPGVTAVHSSPSVLAPKLTTAPIGGTVKMALSVGPAPSALLAPAMNGPAGVVGQQSTVPVINMMPVINVAVPTATEIQLKPKSNSSSGGVNGCEGRQSPHDPQKSKNPTKRPADTSGEAMVKRKRGRPRKKLEPPLPGKDSTKEGAPNTEEDSDIIVVTVGYGDQAAVPSSRWGSQGESPEVEMVHVREAKSLPPKETGGEGPSVPSSLIVSPATKAAVLPSQVSVIKGRKSTTPTLVKETGSSSWEPVRLAEGTPVPGSGTKATVVRDSEKSERGSSLEPELQPTDLSLRKAGPPPSKDRLDASGLRSASMHLHQVSADQGRAAEAAISPVTSAQAPSR, encoded by the exons ATGGAGGACGACAATGGACTGTATACAAAGATCGCAGAAAACATGAGCGAAAGCTTGGAGGTGGAATGTGCCACTGCGGAGCCAAGTACCCTGCTGCAGAAACTGAAAGGAGTCATCTC GAAGTCCGTCCAGAGCAAAGTCGACTGCATACTG CAAGATGTCCAAAAGTTTTCGGATCATGCCAAACTCTATCTCTACCTCCAGCTGCCTTTCGGCCCAAGTTCAGGAGTTAAAAA TCTGGACCTCGCTTCTCTGAGCTCGGCTGAGCATATGCACGCCTGCACCTGGATCCGGAATCACCTGGAGGAGTATCCGGACACCTGCTTGCTGAAGCAAGACGTCTATGATGCTTACAA GCATTACTGCGATAACCTTTGCAGCCGCTCTCTGAGCATGGCGAATTTCGGCAAGGTCATCCGGGAGATCTTCCCAAACATCAAAGCGAGAAGGCTGGGTGGGCGCGGACAGTCGAAATAT TGCTACAGTGGGATACGGAGAAAGACTGTGGTCAACATGCCTCCCCTTCCAAGCTTGGATCTCAAAGAGACGGAGATT CCGGAGCGGGCTGAGGTGATCCAGTCCTACAACGACGAGGTGATGGACGCGGCGTGCGCCTTGACCTGCGACTGGGCTGAGAAGATCCTCAAGCGGTCGTTCAACAACATTGTGGAGGTGGCCCAGTTTCTCATTCAGCAGCACATCATCAGTTCCCGCACGGCGCACGCCGACCTTCTTATGGCCATGGTGCTGTCAG AAACCACAGAAAGCCACCGAGAGAAACGGCCGCCGCAAAGCGCCAAGAAAAATGAACCGGAAGGGTCAGACAGTGCAACCAAAACCCAGCCTCag GCCAAAACGGAAAATAGCCCCAAGCCCTCAGCTACGCCCCCACGGAGTGAGACCAAGAAGCCCACGGAGGTCCCAGCCAAGCCAGCCAGCAACCCGCAGGTCAGCGCCCTGGTGGCTcgtctgccactgctgctgccccgCGTCCAGGTCCAGCCCGGAGACAGATTGGTGGTATCTCCAGGGGTGACGGCTGTGCACTCGTCCCCCTCTGTCTTGGCGCCCAAGCTCACGACTGCACCCATAGGGGGAACAGTCAAAATGGCGCTCTCCGTGGGCCCAGCACCCTCTGCTTTGTTGGCCCCAGCAATGAACGGGCCTGCCGGCGTGGTCGGCCAACAGAGCACCGTGCCAGTCATCAACATGATGCCAGTGATCAACGTGGCAGTACCCACCGCAACCGAGATTCAGCTGAAGCCCAAGAGTAACTCCAGCAGTGGAGGGGTAAATGGCTGTGAGGGGAGGCAGAGCCCCCACGACCCACAGAAAAGCAAGAACCCCACCAAGCGGCCTGCAGATACATCTGGGGAGGCGATGGTGAAGAGGAAGCGTGGGCGACCCCGGAAGAAACTGGAACCCCCTCTGCCTGGGAAGGACTCCACTAAAGAGGGGGCACCCAACACAGAGGAAGACTCTGACATCATCGTTGTGACCGTGGGCTACGGGGATCAGGCCGCTGTCCCCTCCTCCCGCTGGGGATCACAAGGAGAGAGTCCAGAAGTGGAGATGGTCCATGTCAGGGAGGCCAAGAGCCTGCCCCCCAAGGAGACCGGTGGGGAGGGCCCATCTGTACCCAGCAGCCTCATTGTCAGCcctgccacaaaagctgctgtcttgccCTCCCAGGTGAGTGTGATCAAGGGCCGGAAGTCCACCACTCCGACCCTCGTGAAGGAGACGGGAAGTAGCTCGTGGGAACCGGTGCGATTGGCTGAAGGCACTCCAGTGCCCGGAAGCGGTACCAAGGCGACAGTAGTGAGGGACTCGGAGAAATCGGAGCGAGGCAGCTCGTTGGAACCGGAGCTTCAGCCCACTGATCTGTCTCTCCGTAAAGCCGGGCCGCCACCTTCCAAGGACCGCTTGGATGCCTCCGGCTTGCGGTCGGCATCCATGCACTTGCACCAGGTCAGCGCAGACCAGGGGAGGGCAGCAGAGGCCGCCATTTCCCCAGTGACATCAGCACAGGCCCCCAGTCGATAA